From one Pseudomonas fluorescens genomic stretch:
- a CDS encoding YicC/YloC family endoribonuclease has translation MVHSMTAFARVERAGSQGTLIWELRSVNHRYLEPHLRLPEAFRDLEGAVRESLRQGLSRGKVECTLRFNEENNGKALQVDRERAAQLVAAAETVASLIKQPAPLNPLEVLAWPGVLVADAADPQALNSEAMALFEEALNELKNGRNREGAELARLINERLDNMAGEVTTLRALVPQMLAAQRQKILDRFSDMQAELDPQRLEQEMVMLAQKSDVAEELDRLSTHVTEVRRVLKSGGAAGRRLDFLMQELNREANTLGSKAFDPRSTQSAVNLKVLIEQMREQVQNIE, from the coding sequence ATGGTGCACAGCATGACCGCTTTTGCTCGTGTCGAGCGCGCCGGTAGCCAGGGCACCCTGATCTGGGAACTGCGCTCAGTCAATCATCGCTACCTGGAGCCGCACCTGCGCCTGCCAGAAGCCTTCCGCGACCTCGAGGGCGCCGTGCGCGAAAGCCTGCGCCAGGGCCTGTCGCGCGGCAAGGTCGAATGCACCCTGCGCTTCAACGAAGAGAATAACGGCAAGGCCCTGCAGGTCGACCGCGAGCGCGCCGCGCAGCTGGTTGCCGCCGCCGAGACTGTGGCCAGCCTGATCAAGCAGCCGGCGCCGCTCAACCCGCTCGAAGTGCTGGCCTGGCCTGGCGTGCTGGTGGCCGATGCCGCCGACCCGCAGGCGCTCAACAGCGAAGCCATGGCCCTGTTCGAGGAGGCCCTGAACGAGCTGAAGAACGGCCGCAACCGCGAAGGCGCAGAACTTGCCCGGTTGATCAACGAGCGCCTGGACAACATGGCCGGCGAGGTCACCACCTTGCGCGCGCTGGTACCGCAGATGCTCGCCGCCCAACGGCAGAAAATCCTCGACCGCTTCAGCGACATGCAGGCCGAACTCGACCCGCAGCGCCTGGAGCAAGAGATGGTCATGCTCGCGCAAAAGAGCGATGTTGCCGAAGAACTCGACCGCTTGAGCACCCACGTCACCGAAGTGCGCCGGGTGCTCAAGTCCGGCGGCGCCGCTGGCCGGCGCCTGGACTTCCTGATGCAGGAGCTCAACCGCGAAGCCAACACCCTGGGCTCCAAAGCCTTCGACCCACGCAGCACCCAGTCCGCGGTCAACCTCAAGGTACTGATCGAGCAGATGCGTGAACAAGTACAGAACATTGAGTAA
- the gmk gene encoding guanylate kinase, with amino-acid sequence MNHSSGTLYIVSAPSGAGKTSLVKALIDADNSIQVSVSHTTRAMRPGEVHGVNYHFVEHTEFKLMIEQGDFLEQAEVFGNFYGTSRSALQQALDQGQDLILEIDWQGAQQVRKLMPEARSIFILPPTQEALRQRLTNRGQDSDEIIEGRMREAVSEMSHYDEYDFVIINDDFATALEDLKAVFRANRLLQANQQQRHGQLLKQLLA; translated from the coding sequence ATGAATCACAGCAGCGGCACCCTTTACATCGTTTCGGCCCCTTCCGGCGCCGGCAAGACCAGCCTGGTCAAAGCCCTGATCGACGCTGACAACAGCATCCAGGTCTCGGTCTCGCACACCACCCGGGCCATGCGCCCGGGCGAAGTGCACGGCGTGAACTACCACTTCGTCGAACACACCGAATTCAAGCTGATGATCGAGCAAGGCGACTTCCTCGAGCAAGCCGAGGTCTTCGGTAACTTCTACGGGACTTCGCGTAGCGCGCTGCAGCAGGCGCTCGACCAAGGCCAGGACCTGATCCTCGAGATCGACTGGCAAGGCGCCCAGCAGGTGCGCAAGTTGATGCCCGAGGCACGTTCGATCTTCATCCTGCCGCCGACCCAGGAAGCCCTGCGCCAGCGCCTGACCAACCGCGGCCAGGACAGCGACGAGATCATCGAAGGACGGATGCGTGAAGCAGTGAGCGAGATGAGTCACTACGACGAGTATGACTTCGTCATCATCAACGATGACTTCGCCACAGCGCTGGAAGACCTCAAGGCGGTGTTCCGCGCCAATCGCTTGCTGCAGGCCAACCAGCAGCAGCGTCATGGCCAGTTGCTCAAGCAATTGCTTGCCTGA
- the rph gene encoding ribonuclease PH — protein sequence MKRPSGRAADQLRSIRITRNYTKHAEGSVLVEFGDTKVICTVSVENGVPRFLKGQGQGWLTAEYGMLPRSTGERNQREASRGKQGGRTLEIQRLIGRSLRAALDMSKLGDITLYVDCDVIQADGGTRTASITGAMVALVDALRVVKKRGGLKGGDPLKHMIAAVSVGMYQGEPVLDLDYLEDSAAETDLNVVMTSQGGFIEVQGTAEGAPFQPEELNAMLALAQKGMTDLFELQQASLAD from the coding sequence ATGAAACGTCCAAGTGGTCGCGCTGCCGATCAGCTCCGCTCGATCCGCATCACCCGCAACTACACCAAACACGCCGAGGGGTCAGTACTGGTCGAGTTCGGTGACACCAAAGTCATCTGCACTGTCAGTGTCGAGAACGGTGTCCCGCGCTTCCTCAAAGGTCAGGGCCAAGGCTGGCTGACGGCCGAGTACGGCATGCTGCCGCGCTCCACCGGCGAGCGTAACCAGCGTGAAGCCAGCCGCGGCAAGCAAGGCGGCCGCACCCTCGAAATCCAGCGCCTGATCGGCCGCTCCCTGCGCGCTGCGCTGGACATGAGCAAGCTGGGCGACATCACCCTGTACGTCGACTGCGACGTGATCCAGGCCGATGGGGGCACCCGTACCGCATCGATCACCGGCGCCATGGTCGCCCTGGTCGACGCCCTGCGGGTGGTCAAGAAGCGTGGCGGCCTGAAGGGCGGTGACCCGCTCAAGCACATGATCGCTGCCGTTTCGGTGGGCATGTACCAGGGCGAGCCGGTGCTCGACCTGGACTACCTCGAAGACTCGGCCGCCGAGACCGACCTGAACGTGGTGATGACCAGCCAGGGTGGGTTCATCGAGGTTCAGGGCACTGCCGAAGGCGCACCGTTCCAGCCAGAAGAGCTCAATGCCATGCTGGCCTTGGCGCAAAAAGGCATGACCGACCTGTTTGAACTGCAGCAAGCCTCGCTGGCCGACTGA
- a CDS encoding exodeoxyribonuclease III: MRIISVNVNGIQAAVERGLLSWLQAQNADVICLQDTRASAFELDDPAFQLDGYFLYACDAEVPAQGGVALYSRLQPKAVISGLGFETADRYGRYLQADFDKVSIATLLLPSGMNGDEDLNQKFKLMDDFAKYLDKQRRKRREYIYCGSLYVAQQKLDVKNWRDGQQSPGFLAPERAWMDEIVGNMGYVDALREVSREGDQYSWWPDNEQAEMLNLGWRFDYQLLTPGLRRFVRSARLPRQPRFSQHAPLIVDYDWTLTI, translated from the coding sequence ATGCGGATCATCAGTGTGAACGTTAATGGCATTCAGGCTGCCGTTGAGCGTGGTTTGCTCAGCTGGCTACAAGCCCAGAATGCTGACGTCATCTGCCTTCAGGATACCCGCGCCTCGGCCTTTGAACTCGACGACCCAGCTTTCCAGCTCGATGGCTACTTCCTTTATGCCTGCGACGCAGAAGTTCCCGCCCAAGGCGGCGTGGCACTTTATTCGCGGTTGCAGCCCAAGGCAGTCATCAGCGGCCTGGGCTTCGAGACAGCCGACCGCTACGGACGTTACCTGCAGGCCGATTTCGACAAGGTAAGCATCGCAACCCTGTTGCTACCTTCGGGAATGAACGGCGATGAAGACTTGAACCAGAAGTTCAAGTTGATGGACGACTTCGCCAAGTACCTGGACAAGCAACGGCGCAAGCGTCGTGAGTACATCTACTGCGGCTCGTTGTACGTGGCGCAGCAGAAGCTCGACGTCAAGAACTGGCGCGATGGCCAGCAGTCTCCAGGCTTCCTGGCGCCAGAGCGCGCCTGGATGGACGAGATTGTCGGCAACATGGGTTATGTCGATGCCCTGCGCGAAGTCAGCCGTGAAGGCGACCAGTACAGCTGGTGGCCAGATAACGAACAGGCCGAGATGCTCAACCTGGGCTGGCGCTTCGACTATCAGTTGCTGACCCCGGGCCTGCGCCGCTTCGTGCGCAGCGCACGCCTGCCACGCCAGCCGCGCTTCTCCCAGCATGCGCCGCTGATCGTGGACTACGACTGGACGCTGACCATCTGA
- a CDS encoding glutamine synthetase family protein → MTSVSPCAIPLDEMGEFLQAHPEVQFVDLLIADMNGVVRGKRIERASLVKVYEKGINLPASLFALDINGSTVESTGLGLDIGDADRICFPIPGTLAYEPWQKRPTAQLLMTMHELDGTPFFADPREVLRGVVEKFDALGLDICAAFELEFYLIDQDNLNGRPQPPRSPISGKRPQSTQVYLIDDLDEYVDCLQDMLEAAKEQGIPADAIVKESAPAQFEVNLHHVADPMKACDYAVLLKRLIKNIAYDHEMDSTFMAKPYPGQAGNGLHVHISLLDKKTGKNIFTSEDPEQSETLRHAIGGVLETMPASMAFLCPNINSYRRFGAQFYVPNAPSWGLDNRTVAVRVPTGSSDAVRIEHRVAGADANPYLMMAAILAGIHHGLTNQIEPGAPIEGNSYEQLEQSLPNNLRDALRELDDSEVLNKYISPDYIDIFVACKESEMAEFEVSISDLEYNWYLHTV, encoded by the coding sequence ATGACGTCGGTCTCCCCGTGCGCCATCCCTCTCGATGAGATGGGTGAATTTCTCCAGGCCCACCCTGAGGTGCAATTTGTCGATCTGCTGATTGCAGACATGAACGGCGTGGTGCGCGGCAAGCGCATCGAGCGTGCAAGCCTGGTTAAAGTCTACGAAAAAGGCATCAACCTGCCGGCTTCGCTGTTTGCCCTGGACATCAACGGCTCGACCGTCGAAAGCACAGGCCTTGGCCTGGACATCGGCGATGCCGACCGCATCTGCTTCCCGATCCCTGGCACCTTGGCCTACGAGCCCTGGCAGAAACGCCCGACCGCGCAATTGCTGATGACCATGCACGAGCTGGACGGTACGCCGTTCTTCGCCGACCCGCGGGAAGTGCTGCGCGGTGTCGTGGAAAAGTTCGATGCGCTGGGGCTGGATATCTGCGCGGCGTTTGAGCTCGAGTTCTACCTGATCGACCAGGACAACCTCAACGGCCGCCCGCAACCGCCGCGCTCGCCGATTTCCGGCAAGCGCCCGCAGTCGACCCAGGTGTACCTGATCGACGACCTCGACGAATACGTCGATTGCCTGCAAGACATGCTCGAAGCCGCCAAGGAGCAGGGCATCCCGGCAGATGCGATCGTCAAGGAAAGTGCCCCGGCGCAGTTCGAGGTCAACCTGCACCACGTTGCCGACCCAATGAAGGCCTGTGACTACGCGGTGTTGCTCAAGCGCCTGATCAAGAACATCGCCTACGACCATGAAATGGACTCCACCTTCATGGCCAAGCCCTATCCGGGCCAGGCCGGTAACGGCCTGCATGTGCACATCTCGTTGCTGGACAAGAAAACCGGCAAGAACATTTTCACCAGCGAAGACCCCGAGCAAAGCGAAACCCTGCGCCACGCCATTGGTGGCGTGCTGGAGACCATGCCGGCGTCGATGGCCTTCTTGTGCCCGAACATCAACTCCTACCGGCGTTTCGGTGCTCAGTTCTATGTGCCCAACGCGCCGAGCTGGGGCCTGGACAACCGCACCGTAGCGGTCCGCGTACCGACCGGCAGCAGCGATGCCGTGCGCATCGAGCACCGTGTCGCCGGCGCTGACGCCAACCCGTACCTGATGATGGCGGCCATCCTCGCCGGCATCCACCACGGTCTGACCAACCAGATCGAGCCGGGAGCGCCTATCGAAGGCAACTCCTACGAGCAACTGGAGCAGAGCCTGCCGAACAACCTGCGCGATGCGCTGCGTGAGCTCGATGACAGTGAAGTGCTGAACAAATACATCAGCCCGGACTACATCGATATTTTTGTCGCCTGCAAGGAAAGCGAGATGGCTGAGTTCGAGGTGTCGATTTCCGACCTCGAATACAACTGGTACCTGCACACGGTGTGA
- a CDS encoding LysR family transcriptional regulator, producing the protein MQYQISHADLSLVLALVRGRSLAKAAELLKVDVSTVFRSIRRMEAALGTALFVKSRKGYIPTGTAQALAEQAERAEQALDAARVALEHGEQVVSGTVRLTCTDAVLHSLLLPALAEFMPAYPALSLELATSNTFANLSRRDADLALRLTNTPPEHLVGRCLGAASYVICGREEFRERLKEPSLPWIAPDDTMQDHPTVVWRSEHLPGVTPRYRCSSISAIAQLVTAGLGVAALPDYMAHDLPGVDPLSDALPGCDTELWLLTRPDCRALRSVQTLFDELTPRLRDALGRQ; encoded by the coding sequence ATGCAATATCAGATCAGCCACGCCGACCTTTCCCTGGTGCTTGCACTGGTCCGCGGCCGCTCCCTGGCCAAGGCCGCCGAGCTGCTGAAGGTCGATGTATCGACTGTTTTTCGTTCGATCCGGCGCATGGAAGCCGCCCTTGGTACCGCGTTATTCGTCAAAAGCCGCAAGGGCTACATTCCCACCGGCACCGCCCAGGCCCTGGCCGAACAGGCCGAGCGCGCTGAACAGGCGCTGGATGCCGCGCGGGTGGCACTGGAGCATGGTGAGCAGGTCGTCAGCGGCACGGTGCGCCTGACCTGTACCGACGCCGTGTTGCACAGCCTGCTGCTGCCGGCGCTGGCCGAGTTCATGCCGGCATATCCGGCGCTGTCGCTGGAGCTGGCAACCTCCAACACCTTTGCCAACCTCAGCCGACGGGATGCCGACCTGGCCCTGCGCTTGACCAACACCCCGCCGGAGCACCTGGTCGGACGCTGCCTGGGGGCTGCGTCCTACGTGATTTGCGGGCGTGAGGAGTTTCGTGAAAGGCTCAAGGAGCCCAGCCTGCCCTGGATCGCCCCGGATGACACCATGCAGGATCACCCCACCGTGGTCTGGCGCAGCGAGCACCTGCCCGGGGTGACGCCGCGCTACCGCTGCAGCAGCATCTCCGCCATCGCCCAACTGGTGACCGCCGGGCTCGGCGTGGCCGCCCTGCCCGACTACATGGCCCACGACTTGCCCGGCGTCGACCCCCTCAGCGATGCCTTGCCCGGCTGCGACACCGAACTGTGGCTGCTGACCCGTCCGGATTGCCGGGCATTGCGCTCGGTGCAGACGCTGTTCGACGAATTGACCCCGCGGCTGCGTGATGCACTCGGTCGGCAGTAA
- a CDS encoding aldehyde dehydrogenase codes for MTTAPRQHWEQLFQGLNIEGRAFIDGQYCASVSGETFDCASPVDGRQLAQIASCDSADAERAVAAARRSFDSGVWADQAPAQRKRVLIAFADLLLANAEELALLETLDMGKPIADSLSIDIPAAANAIRWNAEAIDKIYDEVAATPSDQLGLVTRSPVGVVAAIVPWNFPLMMACWKLGPALATGNSVILKPSEKSPLTAIRIAQLAIEAGLPAGVLNVLPGYGHTVGKALALHMDVDTLVFTGSTRIAKQLMVYAGESNMKRVWLEAGGKSPNIVFADAPDLQAAAEAAASAIAFNQGEVCIAGSRLLVERSIKERFLPMVVEALKAWKPGHALDPNTRVGALVDSTQLDTVLGYIEAGKADGATLVTGGERVLEDTCGVYVQPAIFDGVTNAMRIAREEIFGPVLSVITFDSAEEAIAIANDSPFGLAAAVWTSNISRAHNTARALRAGSVWVNQYDGGDMTAPFGGFKQSGNGRDKSLHAFDKYTELKATWIKL; via the coding sequence ATGACAACAGCACCACGCCAACACTGGGAACAGCTTTTCCAGGGCCTGAACATCGAAGGCCGCGCCTTTATCGACGGCCAGTACTGCGCCAGTGTGTCCGGCGAGACCTTCGACTGCGCAAGCCCGGTCGACGGTCGCCAACTGGCGCAGATCGCCAGCTGTGACAGCGCCGACGCCGAACGCGCCGTGGCCGCTGCCCGGCGCAGTTTCGACAGTGGTGTCTGGGCCGACCAGGCCCCGGCCCAGCGCAAGCGGGTGCTGATCGCCTTTGCTGATTTGCTTCTGGCCAATGCCGAAGAACTGGCATTGCTGGAAACCCTGGACATGGGCAAGCCGATTGCCGATTCCCTGAGCATCGACATCCCGGCGGCGGCCAACGCCATTCGCTGGAACGCCGAAGCCATCGACAAGATTTACGACGAAGTTGCTGCGACCCCGTCCGACCAGCTGGGTTTGGTCACCCGCTCGCCGGTCGGCGTGGTCGCGGCCATTGTTCCGTGGAATTTTCCACTGATGATGGCCTGCTGGAAACTCGGCCCGGCCCTGGCCACCGGTAACTCGGTGATCCTCAAGCCGTCCGAAAAATCGCCGCTGACCGCCATTCGTATTGCCCAGCTGGCAATCGAAGCAGGCTTGCCGGCGGGTGTGCTCAACGTGTTGCCAGGTTACGGCCACACCGTCGGCAAGGCCCTGGCCTTGCACATGGACGTCGATACCCTGGTATTCACCGGCTCCACCCGTATCGCCAAGCAGCTGATGGTCTACGCCGGTGAGTCGAACATGAAGCGCGTCTGGCTCGAAGCCGGGGGCAAGAGCCCGAACATCGTCTTCGCTGACGCCCCGGACCTGCAGGCCGCCGCCGAAGCTGCGGCCAGCGCCATCGCCTTCAACCAGGGCGAGGTGTGCATTGCCGGTTCGCGCCTGTTGGTCGAGCGCAGCATCAAGGAGCGCTTCCTGCCTATGGTGGTCGAGGCCCTCAAGGCCTGGAAACCCGGCCATGCGCTGGACCCGAACACCCGTGTCGGCGCCTTGGTCGACAGCACCCAGCTGGATACCGTGCTCGGTTACATCGAAGCCGGCAAGGCTGACGGTGCCACCCTGGTCACCGGCGGCGAGCGTGTACTGGAAGACACCTGCGGCGTGTATGTGCAGCCTGCGATCTTCGATGGCGTAACCAATGCCATGCGCATCGCCCGCGAAGAAATCTTCGGCCCGGTGTTGTCGGTGATCACCTTCGACAGCGCCGAAGAAGCCATCGCCATTGCCAACGACTCGCCTTTCGGTCTGGCCGCGGCCGTGTGGACCAGCAATATTTCCCGTGCCCACAACACCGCCCGCGCCCTGCGTGCCGGCAGCGTCTGGGTCAACCAGTACGACGGCGGCGACATGACCGCCCCGTTCGGCGGCTTCAAGCAGTCGGGCAACGGCCGGGACAAATCGCTGCACGCTTTCGACAAATACACCGAACTCAAGGCGACCTGGATCAAGCTGTAA
- a CDS encoding APC family permease — MSEHKAGLSPGEGGRSKGLAKGRLGLLASIVLGISTIAPVYTLTGALGPTVREVGAHLPAVFIVGFLPMLLVALGYRELNAAEPDSGTSFTWSARAFGPMIGWIGGWGLVTATTIVLSNLAGVAVDFFYLFLGQITGSHEVAALSDNLLINVVTCCVFIAMAVWICCRGIATTMTVQYGLVALQLVVLVGFAMAAFGESSVTPPLEFDLDWFNPFGVESFSAFTAGLSLSIFIFWGWDVCLSISEESVGSGDTPGRAATLTVLLILGLYLVTAIATLQFAGIGDVGLGLNNPRIQENVFAHLAGPVMGPLAILMSIAVLASTAASLQSTFVSPARTLLAMGYYGAVPERFASVCPRSKTPRYATICAGMAAGVFYVTMRTLSENVLADTITALGMMICFYYSLTAYACVWYFRHSLFDSLRHFLLRGLCPLLGGGILSVIFLQTAIDSASPSFGSGSHVGGLGLVFVIAMIITVLGLVLMMLSRLRAPAFFLGMTLHRHATVSSRR, encoded by the coding sequence ATGAGTGAACACAAAGCAGGCCTGTCCCCAGGTGAGGGCGGGCGATCCAAGGGGCTGGCCAAGGGCCGGCTCGGACTGCTGGCCAGCATCGTGCTGGGCATTTCCACCATCGCTCCGGTCTATACCCTGACCGGCGCGCTGGGCCCGACCGTGCGTGAAGTCGGGGCTCATCTGCCGGCGGTATTCATCGTTGGCTTCCTGCCGATGCTGCTGGTGGCCCTGGGTTACCGCGAATTGAATGCGGCCGAGCCGGACAGCGGTACTTCCTTTACCTGGTCGGCGCGGGCGTTCGGCCCGATGATCGGCTGGATCGGCGGCTGGGGGCTGGTCACCGCGACCACCATCGTGCTGTCCAACCTGGCCGGGGTGGCCGTCGACTTCTTCTATCTATTCCTTGGGCAGATCACCGGCAGCCACGAGGTGGCTGCGCTAAGCGACAACCTGCTGATCAATGTGGTCACCTGTTGCGTGTTCATCGCCATGGCGGTGTGGATCTGCTGTCGCGGCATCGCCACGACCATGACCGTGCAGTACGGCCTGGTGGCATTGCAGCTGGTGGTACTGGTGGGCTTTGCCATGGCCGCATTTGGCGAGTCTTCGGTGACGCCGCCGCTGGAATTCGACCTGGACTGGTTCAACCCCTTCGGCGTTGAGTCGTTCTCGGCCTTTACCGCCGGCTTGTCGCTGTCGATCTTCATCTTCTGGGGCTGGGACGTGTGCCTGAGCATCAGCGAAGAATCGGTAGGCAGCGGTGATACCCCGGGCCGCGCGGCAACCCTGACGGTGTTGCTGATTCTCGGTCTGTACCTGGTCACGGCAATCGCCACCCTGCAATTTGCCGGTATTGGTGACGTTGGCCTGGGCCTGAACAACCCGCGCATCCAGGAAAACGTCTTCGCTCACCTGGCCGGTCCCGTCATGGGGCCTCTGGCAATCCTGATGTCGATCGCCGTGCTGGCCAGTACTGCCGCCTCGCTGCAGTCCACCTTCGTGTCGCCGGCGCGTACGCTGCTGGCCATGGGTTACTACGGCGCCGTGCCTGAGCGCTTCGCCAGCGTCTGCCCGCGTTCGAAAACCCCGCGCTACGCCACCATTTGTGCCGGCATGGCCGCAGGCGTGTTCTACGTGACCATGCGTACCCTGAGCGAGAATGTCCTGGCTGACACCATCACCGCCCTGGGCATGATGATCTGCTTCTACTATTCGCTGACCGCCTACGCCTGTGTCTGGTACTTCCGCCACAGTCTGTTCGACAGCCTGCGTCACTTCCTCCTGCGCGGCCTGTGCCCGCTGCTCGGTGGTGGCATCCTCTCGGTGATCTTCCTGCAGACGGCCATCGACAGCGCTTCACCGTCGTTCGGCAGTGGTTCGCATGTTGGCGGGTTGGGCCTGGTGTTCGTGATCGCAATGATCATCACCGTGCTCGGCCTGGTGCTGATGATGCTGTCGCGCCTGCGTGCGCCGGCGTTCTTCCTGGGCATGACCCTGCACCGTCACGCCACGGTCTCCAGCCGCCGTTAA
- the pyrE gene encoding orotate phosphoribosyltransferase — protein MQPYQRDFIRFAIDRGVLRFGEFTLKSGRTSPYFFNAGLFNSGSALAQLGRFYAAAIVDSKIPFDVLFGPAYKGIPLAAATAVALAEHHDLDLPWCFNRKEAKAHGEGGSLVGAPLTGDVLIIDDVITAGTAIREVMQIIQGQQAKAAGVLIALNRQERGNGELSAIQEVERDFGIPVVSIVSLTQVLQFLADDPALKQHLPAVEAYRAQYGI, from the coding sequence ATGCAGCCGTATCAGCGCGACTTCATTCGTTTTGCCATCGACCGCGGGGTTCTGCGCTTCGGTGAATTCACCCTCAAGTCCGGGCGCACCAGCCCGTACTTCTTCAATGCCGGCCTGTTCAACAGCGGTTCGGCCCTGGCTCAGCTCGGGCGTTTCTATGCTGCGGCGATTGTCGACAGCAAGATCCCGTTCGACGTGCTGTTCGGCCCGGCCTACAAGGGTATCCCCCTGGCGGCAGCCACTGCCGTGGCCCTGGCCGAGCACCATGATCTCGACCTGCCCTGGTGCTTCAACCGTAAAGAGGCCAAGGCCCACGGTGAAGGCGGCAGCCTGGTGGGCGCACCGCTGACCGGCGACGTGTTGATCATCGACGACGTGATCACTGCCGGTACCGCCATCCGCGAGGTCATGCAGATCATCCAGGGCCAGCAAGCCAAGGCTGCTGGCGTGCTGATTGCGCTGAACCGCCAGGAGCGCGGCAACGGCGAGCTGTCGGCGATCCAGGAAGTGGAGCGCGACTTCGGCATTCCGGTGGTGAGCATTGTCTCGCTGACCCAGGTGCTGCAGTTCCTCGCCGACGACCCGGCGCTCAAGCAGCACTTGCCGGCCGTCGAGGCCTATCGGGCTCAGTACGGTATCTGA
- a CDS encoding gamma-glutamyl-gamma-aminobutyrate hydrolase family protein, with translation MQTTTGMPPLIGVSACRQQLGKNSSHTVGDKYVEAAGFAGIPLILPARAEPSDPRRVLERLDGILFTGSPSNVEPHHYNGAPSVEGTRHDVFRDRLTLPLLQAAIADGVPVFCICRGFQELNVALGGTLHQRVQELPGYLDHREPQDAPLEEQYSPRHLVTVQPGGLFERLGMEHSFMVNSLHSQGIDRLADGLRAEALAPDGLIEAVFMEDAPGFVVGVQWHPEYRFADNPVSLRLFQAFREACLARATGEQIREKTL, from the coding sequence ATGCAAACTACCACTGGAATGCCGCCTTTGATTGGCGTTTCCGCTTGCCGCCAGCAACTGGGCAAGAACTCGTCGCACACCGTTGGCGACAAATATGTCGAGGCCGCAGGCTTTGCCGGGATCCCCCTGATCCTCCCGGCAAGGGCCGAGCCCAGCGACCCGCGCCGCGTACTGGAGCGGCTCGATGGCATTCTTTTTACCGGTTCGCCTTCAAATGTCGAGCCGCATCATTACAATGGCGCCCCCAGCGTGGAAGGGACCAGGCACGACGTGTTTCGCGATCGGCTGACCCTGCCGCTGCTGCAGGCGGCGATTGCCGACGGCGTGCCGGTGTTCTGCATCTGCCGTGGTTTCCAGGAACTCAACGTGGCCCTCGGTGGCACCCTGCACCAGCGGGTGCAGGAACTGCCTGGTTACCTGGATCACCGCGAGCCGCAGGATGCCCCGCTGGAAGAACAATACAGCCCCCGTCACCTGGTGACTGTCCAGCCCGGCGGGCTGTTCGAGCGCCTGGGGATGGAGCACAGCTTCATGGTCAATTCGCTGCACAGCCAGGGCATCGATCGCCTGGCTGACGGCTTGCGCGCCGAGGCATTGGCCCCCGATGGACTGATCGAAGCGGTGTTCATGGAAGACGCCCCAGGCTTTGTGGTCGGTGTGCAATGGCATCCCGAGTACCGCTTCGCCGACAACCCGGTCTCGCTGCGTCTGTTCCAGGCGTTCCGTGAGGCATGCCTGGCCCGTGCCACGGGCGAGCAGATCCGGGAGAAGACCCTATGA
- a CDS encoding DUF4870 domain-containing protein: protein MTEQPLQLPTPNAEVRQWAMFCHLAALLGLVFPFGSLLGPLVMWIWKKDVDPFVDAQGKEALNFQITVFIASIICAVLMFVLIGVVLFGMLMIAVLILTIMAGVKANDGLPYRYPLTWRPIK from the coding sequence ATGACCGAGCAGCCGTTGCAGTTGCCCACTCCCAATGCCGAAGTTCGGCAGTGGGCAATGTTCTGCCACCTGGCCGCGCTGTTGGGCCTGGTCTTTCCCTTCGGTAGCCTGTTGGGGCCGTTGGTGATGTGGATCTGGAAGAAAGACGTCGATCCGTTCGTCGATGCCCAGGGCAAGGAAGCGTTGAACTTTCAGATCACCGTGTTCATTGCCTCGATCATCTGCGCCGTGCTGATGTTCGTACTGATCGGTGTGGTGCTGTTCGGCATGCTGATGATCGCCGTGCTGATCCTGACCATCATGGCCGGGGTCAAGGCCAATGACGGCCTGCCGTATCGCTACCCGCTGACCTGGCGGCCGATCAAATAA